The Dehalobacter sp. DCM sequence GGAACAGGCAAGGTATCAGGAAATCGCCTATGAAATTGCACATGCTGTCGTTCTTGGGGAGTATCATGAGGGCGATAAGATTCATGGAAGATCGACGTTAGCCGGAAGATTCAATGTTTCTCCTGAAACCATCCGCAGAGCCATAGCAATCCTGCAAAGCGAAGGTGTCGTTGAGGTCAAACAGGGCAGCGGTATCGTTGTGGTTTCACGTACGGAAGCTGAAAAATTTCTAAAATCCTTTGACCAAAAAAATGAGATCCAAGCATTTATGGATGAGTTAAAAAGTTTGATGGATAAACGAAAAGAAATTGATAAACAGATTGACACCCTTTTACAAAAGGTTTCTACGTATGCCGATCGATTTATTACGCGCTGGAATGATGTTCAGGAAATAGAGATTCCGCAGGATTCAGCAGCGGTAGGTTCAACATTGACCGAGCTAAAGGTAAGAGAAAAGACTGGCGCAACGGTTGTCGGTGTCGTTCGTAACGGTGTCGAGAACTTTTCGCCCGGTGCGGACTTCCTTTTAGACGCAGGTGATATTTTACTTCTCGTTCTAAATTCAGAGGAAGGAAGAAAGAAAATCCAGACCTTACTTAAAAAGGGCGTGAAGAAACGATTATGACAGAAAACGTTTTGAAAACAAGTAAAGCCAAAGTAAAGATGATTACCATTTGGAATAGGAATAAAGATACTGTACTCTTGCTGGTTTTTATTTTAGAAATAATACTCGGTATTTATCTGGAAAATGCTTACCTTCTTGCTGCCTTTATGATCTTGGATGCCTGTTATTACTACTGGGAAAAAAAGAGAATGGAGAAAAAAGCAGCACCCCAAAATACGATGCAGCGTGAAGCATTGAGCGTGAAAATAGCACATGAGACACTGCCTTATATGCGCGGTGGGTTAAATGAACAAAACGCAGCAGAAATCGCAAGGATCATACAGGATATTTCACAGGTCGCGGCCGTCTCGATCACTGACTGTGAAAAACAGCTGGCGTATCTTGGGGCCGGCTGTGAGATGCACCATCCTGGGGATAAAATCCTGACTGAAGCCACACGGGAAGTCATACGGACGGCTAAGTATAAAATAGTAGAGACACAAGCCGGATTAAACTGCCCCATGTTCGGGAGTTGTGATTGCCCGTTAGCAGCAGCAATCATTGTCCCTTTGGTTTGCCGCGGCAATGTTGTCGGGACGTTTAAACTCTATGAGACAAAAGGTGGAGCAATATCGCCGGATATCGCTCGCTTAGCCATTGGAATGGGTCAGATCTTAAGCCTCCAGGTGGAAATCGCCGAGTTGGACCATCAGGCGAATTTGGCCATGGAAGCTCGTCTCGATGCCCTGCAGGCACAGATTAATCCGCATTTCTTTTTTAATGTGCTTAATACGATTATTGCCACCAGTCGGACGAATCCCAATCGTGCCCGGAGGCTGCTGATCCATCTGGCAGAATTCTTCCGGAAGGCATTAAAGTCCAGGGGTACTCAAATCTCGCTGTTGGAAGAAATGGAGTTCGTAAATAATTATTTTGTCTTGGAAAAAGCGCGTTTTGGGAAAAAACTGAAAATAAAGCATGAGATTCCGAGGGATCTTATGAACGCAGAAGTCCCCCGATTAAGCATCCAACCGTTAGTGGAAAATGCGGTGAAACATGGTATTACCCCCATGCTTACACCGAATGGTATCGTAACCATCAACGTAACAAAAATGGAAAAGGACGATGGAAACTCCGAACTGATGGTGAAAGTGATAGATAATGGTATGGGTATCGAAGAAGAACGATTAAAAGATGTTCTTCTACCCGGTGTCGGTTCCGGCAACGGCGTAGGACTTGCCAATGTTCATGCCCGGCTCAAGGGAATGTACGGCGAAGAATACGGTTTAACGTTTGAAAGTAAACTTGGAGAAGGTACGACCGTAACCATGCGGCTTCCCTATTCGGAAATCATCAAGCCGGATAGTCCTGTCAACAGGTCCGATGACATCATGACGCTGACGGATAATAATATGGCATTAATGGATAATGATGCGAATGGATAGAAAAGTTGCCTTCATTAGGAATAATGTTTAGAAATGAGGATCAGCGTGTATCCTGGAATTGATATAATTGAAATTTCACGGTTTGAGCAAGCATACAGACGACACCCCAGATTAGCCGCTCGTCTATTTACGGAAAAAGAACTGGCTCTGCTCGAGAATAAAAACATCGCTTCTTTAGCGGCTCGATTTGCCGGTAAAGAAGCGGTTTTAAAGGCTTTGGGGATTGGACTTAGCGGTGTTTCCTGGCATGATATTGAAATATTCCAGAACACAACAGGAGAACCCTATGTTGTACTTAGTGACAGAGCGTGTATCATAGCCCGAGCAAGAGGGGCCGGCATAGTGCGTCTCAGCCTTTCTCATACCAAGGAGATGGCAATTGCGTCGGCCATTTTGGTATAAACGCTTTTTTCATTTGACGCAGTACGCTATAATAATAAAAGTATATTCAATAAGAAATATAATTTTCCGAGGAGGGCTATAAGATGCGTATTGTAAGTGCCGGACAAATGCGCAATATTGATTCCCATGCCATTAATGACTTCGGCATCCCGGGATCAATTCTCATGGAAAATGCTGCTCTGGCTGTGGTTCGGGAAATAAAATCCCTTCTGGAAGTTGGCGGAAAATGTCTGCGCGGACAAAAGGCCGTCATACTTGTCGGTAAAGGAAACAACGGCGGTGACGGTCTGGCTGTCGCCAGGCACCTCCGCATTTTAGGGATGGAAGTAACTGTTTTTCTCTTTGCTGTCCCCACCGAACTGCAAGGGGATGCCAGGTTAAACTATGATTTATATCAAAAAATGGGTGAAAAGATTATCCCGGTTGATGATGAAAAACAGCTTCGTTTGTTCAAACTGGCACTGATGCAATCGAATGTGGCTGTTGACGCACTCTATGGCACCGGTTTTAAAGGGGCTATTCCTGAATTTATCCAGGGTTTCATTGAAGATTTGAATAAAACAGATCTTCCTGTTGTTTGCATTGATATCCCCAGCGGGTTAGAAACGGATACCGGAAAAGTACATAATATTGCGGTAAAAGGGGATGTCACTGTTACGTTTGGGCTGCCAAAGCTGGGGCATTTTCTGGGAGAAGGCCTGATTTATACAGGAAGGCTGGTGACGGATCCGATTTCTATACCGGAAATTGTCATCAGCGAGGAAAAAATATTTGCCTACCTTTTAACGGATGAAGTTATCAAACCGCTCATCCCGATTCGGCATCCATTAGGGCACAAAGGGACACATGGCAAGGGGATATTGATCGGCGGATCATTGGGGATGAGCGGCGCCGTCATGTTAGCCGGGCGTTCTGCTCTACGCTGCGGTATCGGACTGCTTCAGATCGTAACACCGGAAGCAATCGCGGAAACAGTTGATCTGGGTGTAATCGAAGCAACCGTTTGGCCGGCGCCGGACTATGAAATGCTCTCAGCCAATGCCTGGCTAAATATCAAAGAGCGGCTGACGGATGCAGATGCTTGTGCTGTTGGACCGGGACTTAAGCAAACGGAGTCATTTCTTGCAGTTATAAAAAATATACTTGTAGAGACAAATATTCCAGTCATACTCGATGCCGATGCGTTAAACCTGATGGCGAAGGAACCGGAACTCTTAAGTGCCAGGAAAGGTAAGGGCAATCTCATTTTAACGCCGCATCCGGGTGAAATGGCACGCTTATGCGGTATGACACCAGCGGAAGTACAGGACGACCGCCTTAAGATTGCGATGGCTAAAGCTGTTGAGTGGGGAGCTATCATCGTTCTTAAGGGGGCGGGTACCATTGTGGCATCACCTGACGGGAGAGTATTCCTTAATATGACCGGGAATACTGGCTTGGGTACAGGCGGTACCGGGGATGTCCTGACTGGCAGTATCCTATCCTGGACTGCCCAAGGCGTGCCGCCACTTGGTGCAGCGTGTATGGGAGTATACCTTCATGGTAAAGCAGCGGATTCCTTGAAAGAGCAATATGGGTTATCTGGCTATACCGCATCGGAAGTAACGGAGTATTTGCCCAAGGTTCGCAGAGAAATTGAAGAGCAAAAAAATTAATATATGGACAGAACACATGAGGAGAATAAAATGGAATTTTTTCGTCCGGTTTGGGCAGAAATTGATTTAGGCGCATTGAAACGAAATTTCAGAAGGGTAAAAAGTTTCACCAAAAGTGATGTGATGCCCATTGTCAAGGCAGATGCCTACGGACACGGTGCCATAGCGGTAGTCCGCG is a genomic window containing:
- a CDS encoding GntR family transcriptional regulator produces the protein MEQARYQEIAYEIAHAVVLGEYHEGDKIHGRSTLAGRFNVSPETIRRAIAILQSEGVVEVKQGSGIVVVSRTEAEKFLKSFDQKNEIQAFMDELKSLMDKRKEIDKQIDTLLQKVSTYADRFITRWNDVQEIEIPQDSAAVGSTLTELKVREKTGATVVGVVRNGVENFSPGADFLLDAGDILLLVLNSEEGRKKIQTLLKKGVKKRL
- a CDS encoding sensor histidine kinase; the encoded protein is MITIWNRNKDTVLLLVFILEIILGIYLENAYLLAAFMILDACYYYWEKKRMEKKAAPQNTMQREALSVKIAHETLPYMRGGLNEQNAAEIARIIQDISQVAAVSITDCEKQLAYLGAGCEMHHPGDKILTEATREVIRTAKYKIVETQAGLNCPMFGSCDCPLAAAIIVPLVCRGNVVGTFKLYETKGGAISPDIARLAIGMGQILSLQVEIAELDHQANLAMEARLDALQAQINPHFFFNVLNTIIATSRTNPNRARRLLIHLAEFFRKALKSRGTQISLLEEMEFVNNYFVLEKARFGKKLKIKHEIPRDLMNAEVPRLSIQPLVENAVKHGITPMLTPNGIVTINVTKMEKDDGNSELMVKVIDNGMGIEEERLKDVLLPGVGSGNGVGLANVHARLKGMYGEEYGLTFESKLGEGTTVTMRLPYSEIIKPDSPVNRSDDIMTLTDNNMALMDNDANG
- a CDS encoding NAD(P)H-hydrate dehydratase, whose product is MRIVSAGQMRNIDSHAINDFGIPGSILMENAALAVVREIKSLLEVGGKCLRGQKAVILVGKGNNGGDGLAVARHLRILGMEVTVFLFAVPTELQGDARLNYDLYQKMGEKIIPVDDEKQLRLFKLALMQSNVAVDALYGTGFKGAIPEFIQGFIEDLNKTDLPVVCIDIPSGLETDTGKVHNIAVKGDVTVTFGLPKLGHFLGEGLIYTGRLVTDPISIPEIVISEEKIFAYLLTDEVIKPLIPIRHPLGHKGTHGKGILIGGSLGMSGAVMLAGRSALRCGIGLLQIVTPEAIAETVDLGVIEATVWPAPDYEMLSANAWLNIKERLTDADACAVGPGLKQTESFLAVIKNILVETNIPVILDADALNLMAKEPELLSARKGKGNLILTPHPGEMARLCGMTPAEVQDDRLKIAMAKAVEWGAIIVLKGAGTIVASPDGRVFLNMTGNTGLGTGGTGDVLTGSILSWTAQGVPPLGAACMGVYLHGKAADSLKEQYGLSGYTASEVTEYLPKVRREIEEQKN
- the acpS gene encoding holo-ACP synthase, giving the protein MYPGIDIIEISRFEQAYRRHPRLAARLFTEKELALLENKNIASLAARFAGKEAVLKALGIGLSGVSWHDIEIFQNTTGEPYVVLSDRACIIARARGAGIVRLSLSHTKEMAIASAILV